A single Fusobacterium perfoetens ATCC 29250 DNA region contains:
- a CDS encoding ribonuclease HII, translating to MSELYKFDIEKGKIILGVDEAGRGPLAGPVVAAAVKINEYHDFFEEINDSKKLTEKKRENLFEKILTFCDVGIGIATVEEIDEVNILNATFLAMNRAIEDIKSQNINYDIVLVDGNKLIKNYDGNQECIIKGDGKSLSIATASIIAKVTRDRIMLKFSEIYPEYHFEKHKGYGTKLHREILLEKGPLKIHRKTFLKKILSNF from the coding sequence ATGAGTGAATTATATAAATTTGATATTGAAAAAGGAAAAATAATATTAGGTGTTGATGAAGCTGGAAGAGGCCCACTAGCTGGTCCTGTAGTAGCAGCCGCTGTAAAAATAAATGAGTATCATGATTTTTTTGAAGAAATTAATGATTCAAAAAAATTAACAGAAAAGAAAAGAGAAAATTTATTTGAAAAAATTTTAACATTTTGTGATGTTGGAATTGGAATAGCTACTGTAGAAGAAATTGATGAAGTTAATATTTTAAATGCCACTTTTTTAGCAATGAACAGAGCTATTGAAGATATTAAAAGTCAAAATATCAATTATGATATTGTATTAGTAGATGGAAATAAATTAATAAAAAATTATGATGGAAATCAAGAATGTATTATAAAAGGTGATGGAAAATCTTTATCAATAGCTACAGCTTCTATAATAGCTAAAGTAACAAGAGATAGAATAATGTTAAAATTTTCTGAAATATATCCTGAATATCATTTTGAAAAACATAAAGGTTATGGAACAAAACTTCATAGAGAAATTTTACTAGAAAAAGGTCCTTTAAAAATTCATAGAAAAACTTTCTTAAAAAAAATTTTATCTAATTTTTAA